A window from Salvelinus fontinalis isolate EN_2023a chromosome 8, ASM2944872v1, whole genome shotgun sequence encodes these proteins:
- the LOC129861175 gene encoding bromodomain adjacent to zinc finger domain protein 2A-like isoform X2: MEANNHFNYGTHSSVSVNSGLKLSSGDSVYTNGSSMSFPQQEKNMNGEMNVNGSTTVIGSSVPGSQPPTAPYPHMSNHHHQSSMGYDYLWGGQPQYSPAMSLSPGHGMHQKQPPTGVMQQQSQQHFQGHGQYQLNGGMPGSRQPPVVPPPNMTLTGGQYWNRVIPGQQQSSAAMAMGYNSHSVYGAYQSQVHPGIAPSQHHQQQPPQPPSHQQTQQHHHHHQQQQPQHYSMVSNGIPYYQHQPQHPPLPAPQPQAQMMPPTSQNFTPPRGSPQHHQMGRGGTGSPLPMAVSSVPMMSPSTMADSGSPQSQTRERSPHGGSVAMPAVMQGRMSEAFKDVDKGYNGMERASVAQRLPKSDSYPPKLHGPPMGPTSDYCQRSKQPMAQHHEMTTLARESALPEPPHSMSAPPPVVSTPPSAKAATPPRVSAPPAVSMAHMNPSGPPAVSSSSVTSTPPRNSAPPVYSAPSPPVLGPPPRLSSPPLMLQGLRPFPVSVSTLPSVVSPPSSVSAPPPKPPAFPPLLDKSSRPPSVSAPNPVSAPTPVSVAHQTAQTTSAPPAMVSPSTMVSAPPHSMSVPISALQQMVQGSRLPPLTSSPPALFGAPREKRWTLSSLSASAPSPSVSTPSVAVMAPPSAVSRPHSAVSSCSISVSSLSQSVSTCPPAVSAPLTVSVSVVSSFPKEVSMPPLTVQGPRALPFSGPPPLTSQTSRAPPLSEPPALMSVPLGVMTAPLVVPSAPLLSAPPPQAPKRMVPTEPEERCMGNMKDLSVEADTVKTSSKIDSAGSPTRQCEKHSNKPLTVISGTTLHPKNQEDSSGDQVCDEKNDTTPMRGADIPLEKGSLDDICVTDESTVDESFDESLQAESIRLDSTRMEDASFTEEDDISNNSSFNDASRFDDTSGLDDTSRMNYTSRLDDISRVDGDNSRFDDTSRTDDDISRFDDSSRVDGNKSLFDYSARMDDSARMDDSAHMDDSARMDDTSHVGDTTMDSSISSVEDSRELTLDDTQSENVSRAEETMDSCLSTKESMLESSLNNTSQMQDSSVDLSQNDISRSSSNGPAKPTPAYKGDREAEVWDIPDSTGTTSTKASAATIMAPSVIMDKGKHTAALSALVESLVGAPHLPLAAPAVPTTGQKTKTPRKPRKPRTQAASIPVPQAPGKAQRKSAIKTPKVEKIKVERRRKKKKLEVGENKEKGPPRKRKKKIEPVAATGEPEHSAEGLLPGQSGPVTTIGKPCLTSGETPPVIKPKKVRVKKVSVLEPKPHKITKMDIDTKPNDDDNNVNDGDDSSTAGDTPRRRIATEEQVYFPLLHGWRREIRVKKNEDRLKGETWYYSPCGRRMKQFPEVIKYLNRHQDTAVTREHFSFSPRMPVGDFYEERDSTEGVKWCLLANEEVPSMIMAITGRRGRPPNPDKEMPRPRARRTKGGPVRKPGRPPKPKMADLLSKVDARMLKRLEAKDGLTEEDKEKLVKIKKKMKRKARMKRKEDNKNKKIRQEKKQAKLDKETKEVKAEPADQEASQPFPPQLPAPEPKKRGPRKKVEVPPPVVETDQERLAKGKRVLGARSKAKALAKAQAEAEAAAQAALAAKKQVERRAQAQRRLEERRRQQMILEELKKPTEDMCLTDHQPLPELSRIPGLVLSGVTFSHCLTVVEFLYSYGKVLGLHIPSDVPSLSTLQEGLLGLGDSQSEVQDLLIKLVEAALHDPGLPPYYQSVKILGEKLVDLELTRSTVSEGLRIFLESHGFDMEVCNVLRTKTFLTLKPDTKAAILGFLVEELNGSNIVISEIDNTLDNRATYRKNKWIIEGKLRKLKAALARRTGRSEEELYLEERRRSARVAEEENLSLEEGSGPMERGSRRRTPKEEAKLSETDSPTNASIPELERQIDKLTKRQVFFRKKLLQSSHSLRAVSLGQDRFRRRYWLLPHLGGVLVEGPEEILATEDILVKEVPVTLLKREPKVEEMPTTTRAPPASSPQSQTSLPPKEDPLPGTASLMSSPRARGRPRKIKPEVELHLRTAKCRRRRRSSKSGGEESVPGVSPETTTTNGTEDLTQSAFSNCLSQLQGALTNGTEPATGTALKGRLPEDSVKEMAEKQGQWFNLLPKQPCDKTSLTEPQTPPSKEPKHLPLTPSTLPALAAPLLQSVPDPTPQVTPSPAKPGRRRRRGGSPARRVGARAAAAKRRGRPSSTLFQEIEQQYFTQLVVKPIPASMVRGWWWIKEPEDLTATLQALHPRGIREKVLHKHLAKHMEYLAEVCTRPINDPIFQVKVKEGEALLESLQQPWQVQERALETDVGALRWVEDLEQRVIAADLHLKPYTVPEVDSTREDLQYYEHDVDPRDDWIVRTKKEWSDLPRVASHPLDLAVLRLANLERNIDRRYLKEPLWNLAEVVRLAPLTPEESQMGQMDVMSLESEITPRLRTWRQALDRCRSAPQLCLCLLQLEKAIAWERSVVKVTCQVCRKGDNDEYLLLCDGCDRGCHMYCLRPKVTQVPEGDWFCPTCVSKASDGESPRSNHRSSKQRTRVKKRRYEDDSSDEEVVPSRRSGGGASMATRHKDGGPASSSRYSGDGGRTAGFSPAKRRRMTTRNQPDLTYCEIILMEMESHADAWPFLEPVNPRVVPGYRRIIKNPMDFLTMRERLLQGGYCSCEEFAADAHLVFNNCELFNEDTSEVGMAGHSMKRFFENRWAEFYASKDQ, encoded by the exons ATGGAGGCGAACAACCACTTCAACTATGGCACCCACTCCTCTGTGTCTGTTAACTCAGGACTGAAACTCTCCTCAGGGGATTCTGTCTATACTAACGGGTCCTCCATGAGTTTCCCTCAGCAGGAGAAGA ATATGAACGGCGAAATGAATGTGAATGGCAGCACTACTGTAATTGGGTCCAGTGTGCCTGGCTCCCAACCTCCAACAGCCCCATACCCTCATATGagcaaccaccaccaccagagtAGCATGGGCTACGACTACCTGTGGGGAGGACAGCCACAGTACAGCCCAGCCATGAGCTTGTCTCCTGGGCATGGCATGCACCAGAAGCAGCCTCCCACTGGGGTGATGCAGCAACAGAGCCAGCAGCATTTCCAGGGTCACGGACAGTACCAACTGAACGGGGGCATGCCTGGGTCCCGTCAGCCCCCCGTGGTGCCCCCCCCAAACATGACTCTTACAGGGGGCCAGTACTGGAACAGGGTTATCCCGGGGCAACAGCAGAGCAGCGCAGCCATGGCAATGGGGTATAACTCGCACAGCGTGTACGGGGCCTACCAGAGCCAGGTGCACCCTGGGATTGCACCCTCACAGCATCACCAGCAGCAGCCTCCACAGCCACCCTCtcaccaacagacacagcaacaccaccaccaccaccagcagcagcaaCCTCAGCACTACAGCATGGTGTCCAATGGGATTCCCTACTACCAGCACCAGCCCCAGCACCCACCTCTTCCCGCTCCACAACCTCAGGCTCAGATGATGCCCCCTACCTCCCAGAATTTCACCCCTCCACGGGGAAGCCCCCAGCACCACCAGATGGGCCGGGGGGGCACAGGCAGCCCTCTCCCCATGGCGGTGTCCTCTGTCCCCATGATGTCACCCTCGACAATGGCGGATAGTGGATCGCCCCAGAGccagaccagggagaggagtcCCCATGGTGGTTCTGTAGCGATGCCGGCTGTCATGCAAG GGCGGATGAGTGAAGCGTTTAAGGATGTGGATAAAGGCTACAATGGGATGGAGAGGGCGTCTGTCGCCCAGCGGCTGCCTAAAAGCGACAGCTACCCTCCCAAGCTCCATGGACCTCCCATGGGGCCCACCAGTGACTACTGCCAGCGCTCCAAGCAGCCAATGGCCCAGCACCATGAAATGACAACCTTAGCGAGGGAGTCTGCGCTGCCTGAGCCTCCACACTCGATGTCGGCGCCTCCCCCTGTGGTTTCCACACCTCCTTCAGCTAAGGCAGCAACCCCTCCTAGGGTCTCTGCACCTCCTGCAGTGTCTATGGCTCATATGAATCCCTCAGGGCCTCCTGCTGTTTCATCTTCCTCCGTTACTTCTACGCCTCCCCGAAACTCAGCGCCTCCCGTGTACTCTGCTCCTTCTCCCCCTGTGCTCGGGCCTCCTCCCAGGCTGTCGTCACCGCCTCTGATGTTACAAGGCCTAAGACCTTTTCCAGTGTCTGTGTCCACACTTCCATCAGTCGTATCGCCTCCCTCCTCAGTGTCTGCACCTCCTCCTAAGCCACCTGCATTTCCTCCTTTACTGGACAAATCCTCTAGACCTCCATCTGTGTCTGCTCCCAATCCAGTCAGTGCGCCTACCCCAGTGTCTGTGGCACATCAGACTGCTCAAACTACATCTGCACCTCCTGCAATGGTCTCGCCTTCTACCATGGTGTCTGCTCCCCCGCACTCCATGTCTGTGCCTATCTCTGCTCTTCAACAGATGGTCCAAGGATCCAGACTACCTCCTCTGACTTCTTCTCCCCCTGCTTTATTTGGAGCACCTAGAGAGAAACGTTGGACTTTGTCATCATTGTCTGCATCTGCGCCTTCCCCATCGGTGTCTACTCCCTCGGTGGCAGTCATGGCACCTCCCTCAGCAGTGTCCAGGCCTCATTCGGCAGTCAGTTCATGTTCTATATCAGTGTCCTCACTTTCTCAATCAGTGTCTACTTGTCCCCCAGCAGTTTCTGCCCCTCTcacagtgtctgtgtctgtagtgtCCTCCTTTCCAAAGGAGGTTTCAATGCCTCCTCTAACAGTCCAAGGCCCTAGAGCTCTACCTTTTTCTGGACCTCCTCCTCTCACATCCCAAACCTCCAGAGCTCCTCCATTGTCTGAGCCACCTGCCTTGATGTCTGTGCCTCTTGGAGTGATGACTGCTCCTCTTGTGGTCCCATCTGCGCCTCTACTATCCGCCCCTCCTCCACAAGCTCCTAAACGGATGGTTCCCACAGAGCCAGAGGAGCGATGCATGGGGAAcatgaaggatctctctgtagaAGCAGACACAGTCAAAACATCATCAAAGATTGATTCCGCAGGGTCTCCAACTCGTCAATGtgaaaaacactcaaacaaaccCCTCACAGTTATTTCTGGGACGACACTGCACCCCAAGAACCAAGAGGACTCCTCTGGGGACCAAGTTTGTGATGAGAAAAATGACACCACCCCGATGAGAGGTGCAGACATTCCCCTGGAGAAGGGAAGTCTGGATGACATCTGTGTGACGGATGAGTCAACAGTTGATGAGTCCTTTGACGAGTCCTTGCAGGCGGAGTCCATACGCCTCGACAGCACCAGGATGGAAGACGCCAGCTTCACTGAGGAAGATGACATCAGTAACAACTCATCATTCAACGATGCCTCTCGGTTTGACGATACTTCTGGACTTGACGATACCTCTCGCATGAATTACACATCTCGATTGGATGACATCTCTCGCGTGGATGGTGATAACTCTCGGTTTGACGATACCTCTCGGACGGATGATGACATTTCCCGCTTTGACGACAGCTCTCGCGTAGATGGCAACAAATCTCTATTTGACTACAGCGCTCGCATGGATGACAGCGCTCGCATGGATGACAGCGCTCACATGGATGACAGCGCTCGCATGGATGACACATCACATGTTGGAGACACTACAATGGATAGCAGCATCTCCTCTGTGGAGGATTCTAGGGAATTGACTCTGGATGATACCCAGTCAGAGAACGTTTCTCGGGCAGAGGAGACCATGGACAGCTGCCTGAGCACCAAGGAGTCCATGCTGGAGTCCTCTCTGAACAACACCTCTCAGATGCAGGACTCCAGTGTTGACTTGTCCCAAAATGACATCTCTCGGTCAAGCTCAAATGGCCCTGCCAAACCAACCCCAGCCTACAAAG GTGACCGTGAGGCGGAGGTCTGGGATATACCAGACTCCACTGGCACCACCAGCACCAAGGCCAGTGCTGCTACCATCATGGCACCATCTGTTATCATGGATAAAGGCAAGCACACAGCGGCGCTCAGTGCCCTGGTGGAAAGCCTGGTTGGAGCCCCGCACCTGCCCCTAGCTGCCCCAGCCGTGCCCACGACTGGCCAAAAGACCAAAACACCAAGGAAACCCAGGAAGCCACGCACTCAAGCAGCCTCCATTCCCG TTCCCCAGGCCCCTGGGAAAGCCCAGCGGAAGTCTGCTATTAAAACTCCAAAGGTAGAGAAGAtaaaggtagagaggaggaggaagaagaagaagcttGAGGTAGGAGAGAACAAGGAAAAGGGACCACCTagaaagagaaagaagaagaTTGAACCAGTAGCAGCCACAGGAGAGCCTGAACATTCTGCTGAAGGCCTACTTCCTGGTCAAAGTGGACCAGTCACTACCATTGGTAAACCATGTCTGACCAGTGGCGAGACCCCACCAGTGATCAAACCCAAGAAAGTTAGAGTCAAGAAAGTAAGTGTTCTGGAGCCGAAGccacacaaaataacaaaaatggaCATTGACACTAAACCCAATGATGATGACAATAACGTCAACGACGGAGACGACAGTTCCACTGCGG GTGACACTCCTAGAAGGAGGATAGCAACAGAGGAGCAGGTCTACTTCCCTCTGCTCCACGG CTGGAGGAGGGAGATCCGGGTCAAGAAGAATGAGGACCGACTCAAGGGGGAGACCTGGTACTACAGCCCCTGTGGGAGGAGGATGAAGCAGTTTCCTGAAGTCATCAAG tatcTGAACAGGCACCAGGACACTGCTGTGACCAGGGAACACTTCAGCTTCAGCCCCCGCATGCCCGTAGGAGACTTCTACGAGGAGAGGGactccactgag GGAGTGAAATGGTGCCTACTGGCCAATGAGGAGGTGCCCTCCATGATCATGGCCATCACAGGCCGACGTGGCCGACCTCCGAACCCTGACAAAGAGATGCCCCGGCCCCGAGCTCGTCGTACCAAGGGTGGGCCAGTCCGAAAGCCCGGGAGGCCGCCCAAACCCAAGATGGCGGACCTGCTGAGCAAGGTGGACGCCAGAATGCTGAAAAGGCTAGAGGCCAAGG ATGGTCTGACTGAGGAGGACAAGGAGAAACTTGTCAAAATCAAGAAGAAAATGAAGAGAAAG GCAAGGATGAAAAGAAAGGAGGATAACAAGAATAAAAAGATCCGACAGGAGAAAAAGCAAGCGAAG CTGGACAAAGAGACCAAGGAGGTGAAGGCTGAACCAGCCGACCAGGAAGCCTCACAGCCGTTCCCACCACAGCTACCCGCCCCTGAGCCCAAGAAGCGCGGCCCTAGGAAGAAGGTTGAGGTGCCGCCACCGGTTGTGGAGACGGACCAGGAGAGGTTGGCCAAGGGGAAAAGGGTGCTTGGGGCCAGGAGTAAGGCCAAGGCCCTGGCTAAAGCCCAGGCAGAGGCGGAGGCTGCAGCCCAGGCAGCCCTGGCAGCTAAGAAGCAGGTGGAGAGGAGGGCTCAGGCCCAGAGACGGCTGGAGGAGCGGAGGAGACAGCAGATGATCCTGGAGGAGCTGAAGAAGCCCACTGAGGACATGTGTCTCACAGACCACCAGCCCCTTCCGGAGCTGTCTCGGATCCCTGGCTTGGTTCTTTCTGGCGTGACCTTCTCCCACTGCCTGACTGTGGTGGAGTTCTTGTACAGCTATGGCAAAGTGCTGGGCCTCCACATCCCCAGTGATGTGCCTAGTCTCAGCACCCTGCAGGAGGGCCTCCTGGGCCTGGGAGACAGTCAAAGCGAGGTCCAAGATCTGCTCATAAAGCTGGTGGAGGCCGCACTACACGACCCAGGCCTGCCACCCTACTACCAG tcggTGAAGATCCTAGGGGAGAAGCTGGTGGACCTGGAGCTGACTCGCAGCACAGTGTCTGAGGGCCTGAGGATCTTCCTGGAGTCCCATGGCTTTGACATGGAGGTGTGCAACGTGCTGCGGACCAAGACCTTCCTCACCCTCAAACCCGACACCAAAGCTGCCATCCTGGGCTTCCTGGTGGAGGAGCTCAACGGAAGCAACATTGTCATAAG TGAGATTGACAACACACTGGACAACAGGGCTACTTACAGGAAGAATAAGTGGATCATCGAGGGGAAATTGCGCAA ACTGAAGGCAGCTCTAGCACGGCGTACGGGGCGGTCTGAGGAGGAGCTCTATCTAGAGGAGAGGAGGCGCAGTGCCAGGGTGGCAGAGGAGGAGAACCTCAGTCTGGAAGAGGGCAGCGGCCCCATGGAGAGGGGCAGCCGCCGCCGCACACCCAAGGAGGAGGCCAAACTGAGTGAA ACTGACAGTCCCACCAACGCCAGCATTCCAGAGTTGGAGAGGCAGATCGATAAGCTAACCAAG CGACAGGTGTTTTTCCGTAAGAAGCTGCTCCAGTCCTCCCACTCCCTGCGGGCGGTGTCTCTGGGCCAGGACCGGTTCCGCCGGAGATACTGGCTCCTGCCACACCTGGGAGGGGTGCTGGTGGAGGGGCCTGAGGAGATCCTAG cAACAGAAGATATCCTGGTGAAGGAGGTGCCCGTCACTCTTCTGAAGAGGGAACCCaaagtggaggagatgcccactaccaCCCGTGccccccctgcctcctctccccagTCCCAGACCTCCTTGCCCCCCAAAGAGGACCCTCTCCCCGGCACCGCCTCTCTTATGAGCAGTCCCAGGGCCCGGGGTCGCCCCCGCAAGATCAAACCAGAGGTGGAGCTACACCTCCGCACCGCCAAGTGTCGCCGCCGTCGCCGTAGCAGCAAGTCTGGCGGGGAGGAGTCGGTGCCAGGCGTTTCCCCGGAGACCACCACCACCAATGGAACAGAAGACCTCACTCAGTCCGCTTTCAGTAACTGTCTCAGCCAATTGCAGGGCGCCTTAACCAATGGGACGGAGCCAGCAACAGGGACGGCACTTAAAGGCAGACTACCAGAGGATAGCGTGAAAGAGATGGCGGAGAAACAGGGGCAGTGGTTCAACCTGCTGCCAAAACAGCCTTGTGACAAAACCTCTCTGACAGAACCTCAGACCCCCCCCAGCAAGGAACCCAAGCACCTCCCTCTGACCCCCAGCACCCTGCCTGCCCTTGCTGCTCCACTGCTGCAG tctgTACCAGACCCCACACCCCAGGTGACCCCCAGCCCAGCCAAACCAGGGCGCAGGCGGAGGAGGGGAGGCAGTCCCGCCCGCAGGGTTGGAGCTAGAGCGGCTGCAGCTAAGCGTCGTGGCCGCCCTTCTTCCACACTCTTCCAGGAGATAGAGCAACAGTACTTCACTCAGCTCGTGGTCAAGCCCATTCCAGCAT CAATGGTGCGTGGCTGGTGGTGGATAAAGGAGCCTGAGGACCTGACGGCCACCCTGCAGGCCCTGCACCCACGAGGCATCCGGGAGAAGGTGCTCCACAAACACTTGGCCAAACATATGGAGTACCTGGCTGAGGTCTGCACACGGCCCATCAACG ACCCTATATTCCAGGTGAAGGTGAAGGAGGGAGAGGCCCTGTTAGAGTCCCTGCAGCAGCCATGGCAGGTCCAGGAGCGGGCACTGGAGACAGATGTCGGAGCCCTCCGCTGGGTGGAGGACCTGGAGCAGAGGGTCATTGCCGCCGACCTGCATCTCAAG CCCTACACAGTTCCAGAGGTGGACTCCACGCGTGAAGACCTGCAGTACTACGAGCATGATGTGGACCCCCGGGACGACTGGATCGTGCGGACCAAGAAGGAGTGGTCAGACCTGCCCCGTGTGGCCAGCCACCCGCTGGACCTGGCCGTCCTGCGCCTGGCCAACCTGGAGAGAAACATCGACCGGCGCTACCTGAAGGAGCCCCTCTGGAACCTGGCCGAGGTGGTGCGTCTCGCCCCCCTCACCCCCGAGGAGAGCCAGATGGGCCAGATGGACGTCATGAG TCTGGAGAGTGAGATCACCCCCAGATTGCGGACATGGCGTCAGGCCCTGGACCGCTGTCGGAGCGCCCCCCAGCTATGTCTGTGTCTGCTGCAGCTGGAGAAGGCCATCGCCTGGGAGAGATCTGTGGTCAAAGTG ACGTGTCAGGTGTGCAGGAAGGGGGATAATGATGAGTACCTGCTGCTGTGTGACGGCTGTGACCGTGGCTGCCACATGTACTGCCTGAGGCCAAAGGTCACCCAGGTGCCAGAGGGGGACTGGTTCTGCCCCACCTGCGTCTCCAAG GCCAGTGACGGTGAGTCACCACGTAGCAACCATCGCTCCTCCAAGCAGAGGACCCGGGTGAAGAAGAGGAGGTACGAAGACGACAGTTCTGACGAAGAGGTGGTGCCAAGCAGACGCAGCGGCGGTGGTGCTAGCATGGCAACACGGCATAAGGACGGTGGCCCTGCCTCATCCTCCCGTTACTCTGGAGATGGAGGACGCACAGCGGGCTTCTCACCCGCCAAGCGCCGCCGCATGACCACCCGCAACCAGCCCGACCTCACCTACTGCGA aaTCATCCTGATGGAAATGGAGTCTCATGCTGACGCCTGGCCCTTCCTGGAACCCGTCAACCCCCGCGTGGTGCCCGGCTACCGACGCATCATCAAGAACCCCATGGACTTCCTCACCATGAGGGAGAGGCTACTGCAGGGAGG GTACTGCAGCTGTGAGGAGTTTGCAGCAGACGCCCATCTGGTGTTCAACAACTGCGAGCTGTTCAACGAGGACACGTCCGAGGTGGGCATGGCCGGACACTCCATGAAGCGCTTCTTCGAGAACCGCTGGGCTGAGTTCTACGCGAGCAAGGACCAATAG